GCACGATGCTTCGGCTTGTCCGGCGCTTTAACGAGGAGAACCCGGATATCACGGTCCTCATGCAGCGGATGGACTGGGGCACCTACTACAACAAGCTCTTCGTCGGGGGGCTGGGGGGGCGCGCACCGGAGGTCTTTGTCCTCCATACCCGCGCTCTGCTCCGCTTCGCCCGCGCAGGCTTTGCCGAGCCCCTCGATCCGCTCCTGGGCGACTTTCCCGCCGCAACAAACGACCTCGATCCCAATGTCTGGGAGGCGGCGAAGGTCCAGGGAAACCACTACGGCCTCCCGCTCGATGTGCATGCGATGGGCATGTACTACAACAAAAAACTCTTCTCCGAGGCGGGCCTCGATCCCACCAAGCCGCCCACAAACCGCGCCGAGTTTATCGAGGCGATGCGCCGCATCAAGAAGCCCGGCAAGAACGGCGAGCCCGACCAGTGGGGCTATGTCTTCACCAACTTTGAGACCTGTACCTATACTTTTCTGAAACAGTTTGGCGGCTCCCCGTTTACCCCGGACTACTCCCGCTGCACCCTGGCGAGCCCGGAGAATATCGCAGCGCTGACGTTCTGCCGCAGCCTCATCAAAGACGGCCTCGTGCCCTCGCCGGAGAATATCGACTCGTGGATCGGGTTTCGGCAGGGACGGATCGGGATGGTCTTTGAGGGAATCTACATGCTCGCCGACCTCCAGAAGCAAAAAGACCTGGACTTTGCCGGTGCGCCCGTGCCGCAGGTGACCGACCACAAAGCGGTCTGGGCCGACTCCCACAACCTCTGCCTCAAGGCGGGGCTCCCCGCCGACAAGCAGCGCGCGGCCTGGAAGTTCATGCGCTTTCTCTCGGACAATAGTGTCGACTGGGCCGACGGGGGCCAGATCCCGACCCGCCCGAGCCTGCGTGCCACGGCGCGCTTCAAGGCCATGTCCGTGCAGAGTGCCTTCGCCGAGCAGGTGCCCTATGTCCAGTACCAGCCGCGCCTGCCCTTTATCTTTGAGTACCAGACCGAGTACAACCTCGCGGTGGAGAAGATCCTGCGCGGCAAGGCCAGCCCTGAGGAGGCCCTCACCGCCGCAGAGAAACGGGTCAATGAGATCATCAAACGGGAGGCCACCCCATGATCGATAAATCCCCCCGCCGGGTGGGGACTAGGGGGGCAGCGTCCGGCTGGCTCTTTGCCGCGCCACACCTGGCTCTCTTTGCCGCCTTTGTTCTGGGGCCACTGCTCTTTGGTCTGGGGCTGAGCCTCTTTCGCTGGGATATCCTCACCACACGTCCCGCGCAGTTTGTCGGGGCGGCCAACTACCAGGAGGCGCTCAAGGACGAGTATGTTACCAAGGCGCTCTGGGCGACCGTGCGCTTTGTGCTGATGGCAGTGCCCTCCACGATCTTTCTGGCGCTCTTGCTGGCCGTGGGGCTCTCCCAGGTCTCGGAGCGGCGGCGGGCGTTCTGGCGGGCGCTGTGCTACCTGCCGCACCTGCTGACCGTCAGCGTGGTCGGGCTCCTCTGGCGCTGGTTCTACAACACGGAGTTTGGCCTCTTTAACGCCTACCTGGTGCCGCTGGGGCTCCCCAAGATCGCCTGGCTCTCCGATGTCAACTGGGCCATGCCCGCGATCGTGATCATGACCCTGTGGTGGACCCTGGGCGGCCCGATGCTGGTCTTCCTCGCGGCGATCCAGAACATCCCCACCTCCTACAACGAGGCCGCCGCGATAGATGGTGCCACCGAGCCGCAGATCTTCTGGCGCGTGACCCTCCCGCTGCTGCGGCCCGTGCTGCTCTTCTCCATGGTGATGAATGTCGTGGGCTCGTTCCAGGTCTTTGGGCAGGTCTTTATGATCACCCGCGGTGGCCCGGAGCTCTCGACCCGCACCCTGGTGCAGTATATCTACGACACGGCCTTCAATAACTACCGCATGGGCTACGCCGCCGCGATCTCCTGGCTACTCTTCTTGGTGATCGCCGTGTTCTCCATCCTTCAGTTCCGGCTGATGCGGGAGAAGAAGTAGATGGAGAGACTCACCGGCGACCGTGTCTGCCTGCGCGGTGTCGCCCTCACCGATACCGATGCGGTCTTTGCGATCTGGTCCGACCCGGAGGCGATGCGCTACTGGTCGCATCCCCCCTACACGGAGCGGGCGCAGGCCGAGGCGAAGCTCACCGGCGATCTTGCATCCAGCGCCGCGGGCTCCGCACTCCCTTGGGCGATCACGCTCGTGGGGGATGACCAGCTGATTGGAATGTGCACGCTACACCAGATTGATCTCAGCAATGGTCGCGCTGAGGTGGGCTACCTGCTCGGGCGGTCGTACTGGGGACAGGGGCTCGCGACCGAGGCCGCGTCGCTGGTGATCGACTATGCCTTCACGACACTTGGGCTGCGCCGCCTGGAGGCCGATATCGACCCGCGTAATACAGGCTCCCAGCGCCTCCTAGAGCGCCTAGGCTTTGAGCGCGATGGCTACCTGCGTGAGCGCTGGTGTGTGGCGGGAGAGGTCTCCGATAGCGCCCTCTATGGCCTGCTGGCGCGGGAGTGGAGCATAAAATGAAGCGACGGAAACTCTCTCTGGCAGAGCTCCTGATCGCCCTGGCGGCGCTGGTCTTTGTCTTTCCGGTGGCGATGATCTTTATCATGGCCTTTAAGCCCGATGGCGAGGTCATTAAGTTCGAGAGCATCCTGCCGCGTGTCCCGACCCTGGGCAACTTCCAGGAGGTGCTGGGAACCCCCGAGGAGATCCCGCTCTTGCGCTGGTTCCTCAACTCGCTCGGGATCGCCACGGCCACCTCGGTGCTGGTGCTGACCGTCTCGTCGCTCTCGGCCTATGCCTTTGCACGGCTGGACCTGCCGGGGAAAAAATGGGTTTTTCCGGTGGTGATCGGGACCCTCATGGTGCCAGGGCAGATCCTGCTGGTGCCGGTCTACCTGGAGCTCAACGCCCTTCACTGGCTCGATACCCCGCTCTCGCTGATCGTCCCCGTGGGCGGCGGTGCCTTTGGCTTCTTCATGCTCCATAGCTTCTTCACGGGCATCCCCCGTGAGCTGGAAGAGGCCGCCGAGCTCGATGGCTGCTCGCGCTTTGGGATCTTCTGGAACGTCGTGATCCCCCTGGCGCGTGCGCCTCTGGCCGCCCTGGCGATCTTCACGTTTGTGGGTTCCTGGAACGACTTTTTAGGCCCGCTGGTCTATCTCGACTCCGTGGACCACTACACGCTCCCGGTCGGGGTGGCGCTGTTCCAGAGCAGCTACGCCAGCGAGTACGGCCTGACTCTCGCCGCAGGAACACTCTGCACCCTCCCGACCATCCTGGCGTTTCTAATCTTCCAGCGGCATATCCTGGCAGGCATGGCGGCGTCGGGGCTGAAGGAATAACGAGCATACAATGAGAGAGCTGGCGGGCGATATTCAGCATGTCCACGATCCTGTACTGGCAATAAGTGGTGGAAAGTGGCATGTGTTCTCAACAGGTAATGGGATTCCGTACCGGGTCTCCGACGATGGCATTCACTGGAGGTATGTCAAAGAGATCTTTTCTACCCTTCCTGCCTGGCATAAAGAGGTGATTCCAGGGACGCGTAATCCCTGGGCACCCGATATCTCGTTCTGGGGCGGGCGCTGGCGGCTGCTCTACTCGGTCTCGACCTTTGGGAGCCAGCACTCGGCGATTGGGATGGCGAGCTGCGAGAAGCTCGGCGGCGATGGCTGGCGCGACGATGGCCCGGTCTTTGTCTCCAAGCGTGGCGATCCCTACAACGCGATCGACCCCAATGTCTTTGTGGAGAGAGACGGGACACCGTGGCTGACCTTTGGCTCGTTCTGGCAGGGGATCTTCTTGCTCAAGCTCGACCCCAAGACCGGTAAGCCCGTTTCAAACGCGGAGCCCAAGTGTATCGCGGCTCGGCCCGGCTCGACCGCGATCGAGGCCCCGTTTATCCTCAAGCGCGCGGGCTGGTACTATCTTTTTGTGAGCCATGACTTCTGCTGCCGGGGAGTCAATAGCACCTACAAGAGTGTGGTAGGGCGCTCCAGGACACTCGAAGGGCCGTACGTAGACCGCGCTGGGAAGGCGCTGCTCGCGGGCGGGGGGACCACGGTCTCGCAGAGCCAGGGACGCTGGCGGGGGCCGGGGCACTGCGCCGTGGTGGGCGATACGTTCCTGTGCCACTCCTACGATGCCCAGCACGAGGGAATCCCAACCCTGTTTATGTCGTCGCTGCGCTGGGACGGCGGCTGGCCGGCGCTCAAAGACACCGAAAAAAAAACAAAGTGGGCTGATGTGATCGGAGACTGGGAGCACCAGCCCGATGGTGGCGCGGCGACCATGCTCCAGCTCAAGGCCGATGGCTCCACCAGTGCGCCGGGGGGAACCTGGACACGGGAAGGACAGACCGTCACCCTGCGCTGGCCCGCGGAGCAGGCCCCGGGGGGCGCGTGGATCGACAAGCTCACCCTGGCGGGCGATCTCTCCCGCTACGAGGGCAAGAACCAGCAGGGCCAGGCGATCCACGGAACCCGTGTCGCCTGACCCTGCTGTCGGTGTTTTCTAGCGCATCGCGAGGGCGCTGTAGACCGGCTTGGCGAGGTAGTTCATCACCAGCGGCGACGACGGCTTCATCTGGGCGAAGAGGTGCTTGCTCTGTGCGCTGTGCCGGTCGTCGTCCACCAGGAACTTCCACTCTTTCCCGCCGCCGCTCCACTGGATGGAGAGCGTGTGCTCCTTGGTCATGTCGAAGCCATCGGGTAGGGGCGAGGGGTGCCAGTCGTAGTTTGTCCCCCCGACACGGCCGCGGGTGGTGAGAACCTTGGCCTGCGGGTCGATCCAGACATCGAGCTCATCGCCCTCTGCACTGCCTTTAACACGCAAGCCGTACTTGGGGTACGTGGCATTGGGAGCGAGCTCCGTACAGGCCACCTTGACCTGCACCTCGCCCGTCTCCGCCGTGAGCGCGACTTCGGGGAAGAGGCACTCGCCATTGTTGGTATCGGCTTTGGTGAGGGACTTGCCATCTGCACTGAGTTGCCAGCCTGGCGCGGGTTGCTTCGGGAAGGCCAACGGCTGGAGCGGTGCGCCACTCAACGAGGCCGTCAGATCGCCGGTTGATCCACCTCCCGCGTTTGCTCCTGACCGACGAAACGCCATAAAGGCCAGTGCGCCTAGCGCAGCAAGGACAATAATTGCCCCTGCGGGTTTGAGAATGATCTTCACCGATACCTCCAAAATCCTTATTAAAGAACCTATCGGTATTTTTTGCCGTAAACTGTAGGAAATGTCTATACGAACACTCGCACTGATCGCGGAGCCGACACGAGCTGCGGAGGCGGAGGGGGTGACGATCCTACGCGCCTTGGGAAGTGAGCGCCTCGTTCTCCTCGATCCCTTTCTCTTGCTGGACCATCTGACGGTTGCCCCGTCAGCCGAGCCCTACCTCGGATTTCCTCGCCATCCCCACCGGGGAATCGAGACCCTGACCTTTGTGGTGGAGGGCTGGGTGAAGCACCGGGATTCTCTGGGGAGCGATAGCCAGGTCGAGGCCGGCGGGGTCCAGTGGATGCGCGCAGGGAGTGGCATCTTCCACGAGGAGTATCTCCAGGCAGGGAGCGCGGGCAGCGAGGCACTTCAGGTCTGGTTCAACCTCCCCGCGGCGCTGAAAATGACCCCGCCCGAGTATCAGGCGGTCGAAGCAAGCGCGCTCCCCGAGCTCACGCTCCCCGGCGGCGCGCGAGTCGTGGTCGTGGCGGGGGAGCGGGACGGGGTCCAAGGGCCGGTGAGCCGCACGGGGATTCACGTGACCTACCTGGCAGTGACCCTGCCGGCGGGAGTGAGTGTCACCCTGTCCGCACCCCGCTCCCAGACTGCCTTTGCCTATGTCTACCGAGGCAGTGTGCACTTTGGCGAGCGCACAGTTACTGCAGGGCACCTGGCGATCTTCGCCGATGAGCCCATCCCCGAGCCGGAGGCAGATGTCGTGGCCGCGACTGCCCCTCAAGACACCGAGGCGCGCTTTATCTTCCTGTGTGCCACCCCGCTGCGTGAGCCCATCTTCCAGTACCGGTCGTCGGTGATGAACACGGTCAGCGAGCTGGGGCAGGTGGTCGATGACCTGGCAAATGGCACTTTTACCACGCCTCGGGGCACGTAGACAATGATCCCACCCACCAAGATTCCGGTCACCCGGGGCGCGATCCGGCGGCCCAGTGGTGCGCTCCTCGGGGCGCGCACCGAGCACGAAAAAGACGGCGCGGTCGTCTTGGCGGCGCAGAGCCAGGACATG
This genomic interval from Armatimonas rosea contains the following:
- a CDS encoding ABC transporter substrate-binding protein; the encoded protein is MLTRRHFLGALGLASLTGCGRGSTRTTVRFWNGFTGPDGRTMLRLVRRFNEENPDITVLMQRMDWGTYYNKLFVGGLGGRAPEVFVLHTRALLRFARAGFAEPLDPLLGDFPAATNDLDPNVWEAAKVQGNHYGLPLDVHAMGMYYNKKLFSEAGLDPTKPPTNRAEFIEAMRRIKKPGKNGEPDQWGYVFTNFETCTYTFLKQFGGSPFTPDYSRCTLASPENIAALTFCRSLIKDGLVPSPENIDSWIGFRQGRIGMVFEGIYMLADLQKQKDLDFAGAPVPQVTDHKAVWADSHNLCLKAGLPADKQRAAWKFMRFLSDNSVDWADGGQIPTRPSLRATARFKAMSVQSAFAEQVPYVQYQPRLPFIFEYQTEYNLAVEKILRGKASPEEALTAAEKRVNEIIKREATP
- a CDS encoding carbohydrate ABC transporter permease → MIDKSPRRVGTRGAASGWLFAAPHLALFAAFVLGPLLFGLGLSLFRWDILTTRPAQFVGAANYQEALKDEYVTKALWATVRFVLMAVPSTIFLALLLAVGLSQVSERRRAFWRALCYLPHLLTVSVVGLLWRWFYNTEFGLFNAYLVPLGLPKIAWLSDVNWAMPAIVIMTLWWTLGGPMLVFLAAIQNIPTSYNEAAAIDGATEPQIFWRVTLPLLRPVLLFSMVMNVVGSFQVFGQVFMITRGGPELSTRTLVQYIYDTAFNNYRMGYAAAISWLLFLVIAVFSILQFRLMREKK
- a CDS encoding GNAT family N-acetyltransferase, producing the protein MERLTGDRVCLRGVALTDTDAVFAIWSDPEAMRYWSHPPYTERAQAEAKLTGDLASSAAGSALPWAITLVGDDQLIGMCTLHQIDLSNGRAEVGYLLGRSYWGQGLATEAASLVIDYAFTTLGLRRLEADIDPRNTGSQRLLERLGFERDGYLRERWCVAGEVSDSALYGLLAREWSIK
- a CDS encoding carbohydrate ABC transporter permease — encoded protein: MKRRKLSLAELLIALAALVFVFPVAMIFIMAFKPDGEVIKFESILPRVPTLGNFQEVLGTPEEIPLLRWFLNSLGIATATSVLVLTVSSLSAYAFARLDLPGKKWVFPVVIGTLMVPGQILLVPVYLELNALHWLDTPLSLIVPVGGGAFGFFMLHSFFTGIPRELEEAAELDGCSRFGIFWNVVIPLARAPLAALAIFTFVGSWNDFLGPLVYLDSVDHYTLPVGVALFQSSYASEYGLTLAAGTLCTLPTILAFLIFQRHILAGMAASGLKE
- a CDS encoding arabinan endo-1,5-alpha-L-arabinosidase; protein product: MRELAGDIQHVHDPVLAISGGKWHVFSTGNGIPYRVSDDGIHWRYVKEIFSTLPAWHKEVIPGTRNPWAPDISFWGGRWRLLYSVSTFGSQHSAIGMASCEKLGGDGWRDDGPVFVSKRGDPYNAIDPNVFVERDGTPWLTFGSFWQGIFLLKLDPKTGKPVSNAEPKCIAARPGSTAIEAPFILKRAGWYYLFVSHDFCCRGVNSTYKSVVGRSRTLEGPYVDRAGKALLAGGGTTVSQSQGRWRGPGHCAVVGDTFLCHSYDAQHEGIPTLFMSSLRWDGGWPALKDTEKKTKWADVIGDWEHQPDGGAATMLQLKADGSTSAPGGTWTREGQTVTLRWPAEQAPGGAWIDKLTLAGDLSRYEGKNQQGQAIHGTRVA
- a CDS encoding pirin family protein, with amino-acid sequence MSIRTLALIAEPTRAAEAEGVTILRALGSERLVLLDPFLLLDHLTVAPSAEPYLGFPRHPHRGIETLTFVVEGWVKHRDSLGSDSQVEAGGVQWMRAGSGIFHEEYLQAGSAGSEALQVWFNLPAALKMTPPEYQAVEASALPELTLPGGARVVVVAGERDGVQGPVSRTGIHVTYLAVTLPAGVSVTLSAPRSQTAFAYVYRGSVHFGERTVTAGHLAIFADEPIPEPEADVVAATAPQDTEARFIFLCATPLREPIFQYRSSVMNTVSELGQVVDDLANGTFTTPRGT